Proteins encoded together in one Thermococcus gammatolerans EJ3 window:
- a CDS encoding DUF4392 domain-containing protein, which produces MIAHLVNTDIGGRGILSLYLDYRRRNFNFLRNAAEIILKNPEKVLVVTGFPIPPRNVPETDGPPGALAIAKAVERMGGRAEILSYPEVEAALGEFNVNFVRSPRPEDYSAIVAVETPGRGKDGKARSMSGIPVERDIFDWVFIEAKELGIPTIGIGDGGNEVGMGKIKDLVVKHIPKGELIASTVETDELITSAVSNWGAYGLVAQLSIETGENLLSGWDEREVVRALVRAGIIDGVSKRLEGSVDGIPMEIHEEMFKVLTSLIGFRL; this is translated from the coding sequence ATGATCGCACACCTCGTGAACACGGACATCGGGGGCAGAGGAATTCTCTCCCTTTACCTGGATTACAGGAGGCGGAATTTCAACTTCCTTAGGAACGCGGCTGAGATCATTCTCAAAAATCCCGAAAAGGTTCTGGTCGTGACGGGCTTTCCAATACCCCCCAGAAACGTTCCCGAGACCGACGGTCCCCCCGGGGCCCTGGCCATTGCGAAGGCCGTTGAGCGTATGGGCGGCCGCGCTGAGATCCTAAGCTATCCTGAGGTCGAGGCCGCGCTCGGGGAATTCAATGTTAACTTCGTGAGATCGCCCAGACCTGAGGACTACTCGGCCATAGTGGCTGTTGAGACACCCGGCAGAGGAAAAGACGGCAAAGCAAGGTCGATGAGCGGAATTCCAGTAGAAAGGGATATCTTCGACTGGGTCTTCATCGAGGCCAAGGAACTGGGCATTCCAACGATAGGCATCGGTGATGGGGGCAACGAGGTCGGGATGGGTAAGATAAAGGATCTCGTCGTCAAGCACATCCCAAAGGGTGAACTCATAGCGAGCACCGTAGAAACGGACGAGCTCATAACCTCGGCGGTTTCAAACTGGGGTGCCTATGGACTCGTTGCCCAGCTCTCCATCGAAACCGGAGAAAACCTCCTATCAGGGTGGGATGAGAGAGAAGTCGTCAGGGCCCTTGTAAGGGCCGGAATAATCGATGGGGTTTCAAAGAGGCTGGAGGGGAGCGTCGACGGGATACCAATGGAGATACATGAGGAGATGTTTAAAGTACTCACATCTCTTATTGGGTTTAGATTATAA
- a CDS encoding KH domain-containing protein — protein MKAPICEVCLKTDGILCPADEKKLQEGIISELDVKVARLLYKLLGDVDVEFRKAVEAGDLIVIVVGKGDVPLVIGKGGKNIKALVKELGKRVRVIEGIEAETTDDIKKLATDLFYPASVFGVNVVYRPGGEKYYKILVATREKKRLPEKPELLESILAQVLGKDVKISFI, from the coding sequence ATGAAGGCCCCGATCTGTGAGGTTTGCCTAAAGACGGATGGTATTCTGTGCCCGGCTGACGAGAAGAAGCTCCAGGAGGGTATAATCTCCGAGCTCGACGTTAAGGTTGCACGCTTACTCTACAAGCTTCTCGGGGATGTGGATGTTGAGTTCAGGAAAGCCGTCGAGGCCGGAGATCTAATCGTTATAGTCGTTGGCAAGGGGGATGTTCCCCTCGTTATAGGCAAGGGCGGAAAGAACATAAAGGCCCTCGTGAAGGAACTCGGAAAGCGCGTCAGGGTTATCGAGGGGATCGAAGCCGAGACCACAGACGACATAAAAAAGCTCGCAACGGATCTCTTCTATCCAGCGAGTGTTTTTGGTGTCAACGTTGTGTACCGGCCCGGGGGAGAGAAATACTACAAGATACTCGTGGCAACCAGGGAGAAGAAGAGACTGCCCGAAAAGCCGGAGCTCCTCGAGAGCATTCTGGCTCAGGTTCTTGGGAAGGACGTGAAGATCTCGTTTATTTAA
- a CDS encoding HD domain-containing protein codes for MKLEEFIPDARTRELIERTREFARGFFEREGTHGFSHVERVFNLCMHIGREEGADLEVLALAALLHDVARPLEDSGKVEDHAVEGAKIAKRFLLSIGYPEEKAEAVAHAIEAHRFSRGPEPRTLEAKILSDADKLDAIGAIGIARVFMYSGEHGRDIEASLRHFEEKILKLKDLMYTETARRIAEDRHRFTVEFIERLRKEIEGEL; via the coding sequence ATGAAGCTCGAGGAGTTCATACCCGACGCTAGGACGCGGGAGCTCATAGAAAGGACGCGCGAGTTCGCGAGGGGCTTCTTTGAGAGGGAGGGAACGCACGGCTTCAGCCACGTTGAGAGGGTCTTCAACCTCTGCATGCACATAGGCAGGGAAGAGGGAGCCGATCTCGAGGTTCTTGCCTTGGCGGCGCTCCTCCACGATGTAGCAAGGCCCCTCGAAGATTCTGGAAAGGTTGAAGACCACGCGGTTGAAGGTGCGAAAATAGCGAAACGCTTTCTTTTGAGCATTGGTTATCCAGAGGAGAAGGCTGAGGCGGTTGCCCACGCGATAGAGGCCCACCGCTTTTCAAGGGGCCCGGAGCCGAGAACGCTCGAGGCAAAAATACTCAGCGACGCGGACAAGCTCGATGCGATAGGGGCCATTGGAATTGCCCGCGTTTTCATGTACTCCGGCGAGCACGGGAGGGACATAGAGGCCTCCCTCAGGCACTTCGAGGAGAAAATCCTCAAGCTCAAGGACTTAATGTACACCGAAACCGCAAGGCGCATCGCAGAGGACAGGCATCGCTTCACGGTCGAGTTCATCGAGAGGTTAAGGAAGGAGATCGAGGGTGAGCTTTAG
- a CDS encoding TIGR02253 family HAD-type hydrolase has product MIKAVLFDIDHTLLTEMPLIQLFLPQVYEKISKKLGINKEEARKKFLNEILGRRETYEWHDWNFFFRLFDLDLRYEDLLRKYPHKLHVYPDTVPVLRWLREEGLKLGIVTSGPAYQKLKLELTGLDGYFDTVITRDDVNAIKPEPKIFLRALEDLGVRPEETIMVGDSLWQDVYGGKNVGMKTVWIAREGGEDFHFPDFRIGTLHELRKVLEVV; this is encoded by the coding sequence ATGATAAAGGCGGTGCTCTTTGACATAGATCACACTTTGCTCACGGAGATGCCCCTCATCCAGCTCTTCCTTCCGCAGGTGTACGAGAAGATCTCAAAAAAACTGGGGATAAACAAGGAGGAGGCGAGAAAGAAATTCCTTAACGAGATCCTCGGAAGGAGGGAAACCTACGAGTGGCACGACTGGAACTTCTTCTTCCGGCTCTTTGACCTTGATCTGAGGTACGAGGATCTGCTGAGGAAGTACCCTCACAAGCTTCACGTCTATCCGGACACCGTTCCAGTCCTCAGGTGGCTGCGAGAGGAGGGCCTAAAGCTGGGCATAGTCACCAGCGGGCCCGCTTACCAGAAGCTCAAACTGGAACTGACCGGCCTGGATGGGTACTTTGATACGGTGATCACGAGGGACGACGTGAACGCCATAAAACCCGAGCCGAAGATCTTCCTCCGGGCCCTAGAGGATCTTGGTGTGCGTCCCGAAGAGACAATTATGGTGGGGGATTCCCTCTGGCAGGACGTGTACGGCGGGAAGAACGTGGGCATGAAAACCGTGTGGATAGCGCGGGAAGGCGGCGAAGATTTCCACTTCCCCGACTTTAGAATCGGAACCCTTCACGAGCTCAGGAAGGTGCTGGAGGTGGTTTGA
- the hxlAB gene encoding bifunctional 3-hexulose-6-phosphate synthase/6-phospho-3-hexuloisomerase — protein sequence MILQVALDVTDIDQALSIAEKAARGGAHWLEVGTPLIKKEGMRAVELLKRRFPDRKIVADLKTMDTGALEVEMAARHGADVVSILGVADDKTIKDAVDVARRYGIRVMVDLIGVKDKVKRAKELEKMGVHYILVHTGIDEQMQGKSPLEDLEKVVKAVNVPVAVAGGLNLETIPKVIELGATIIIVGSAITKAKDPEKVTRQIIDLFWGEYMMTIKKAMLDILDHIKGVAESLKLEQVRGFVDAMIGANKIFIYGAGRSGLVGKAFAMRLMHLDFNVYVVGETITPAFEPGDLLIAISGSGETQSIVDAARIAKEQGGKIAAITSYANSTLGKLADVVVEIPGRAKTDVPTDYIARQMLTQYKWIAPMGTLFEDSTMIFLDGIIALLMATFQKTEKDMKRKHATLE from the coding sequence ATGATACTCCAGGTGGCACTCGACGTTACAGATATAGATCAGGCTCTTTCTATCGCGGAGAAGGCCGCCCGCGGCGGTGCGCACTGGCTTGAGGTTGGAACACCACTCATCAAGAAGGAAGGAATGAGGGCTGTTGAACTTCTCAAGAGACGCTTCCCGGACAGGAAGATCGTCGCCGACTTGAAGACTATGGACACCGGCGCTCTGGAGGTCGAAATGGCCGCGAGGCACGGTGCCGACGTTGTTTCTATTCTCGGTGTGGCCGACGACAAAACAATCAAGGACGCGGTTGACGTCGCAAGACGCTATGGAATCAGGGTCATGGTTGACCTGATAGGGGTTAAGGATAAGGTTAAGAGAGCCAAAGAACTCGAGAAGATGGGTGTACACTACATACTCGTACACACCGGCATAGACGAGCAGATGCAGGGCAAGAGCCCGCTTGAGGATCTCGAAAAGGTCGTTAAGGCCGTGAACGTCCCCGTGGCCGTTGCCGGAGGGCTGAACCTTGAGACTATTCCCAAGGTCATAGAACTTGGTGCAACCATAATAATAGTTGGCAGCGCCATAACGAAGGCCAAGGATCCGGAGAAAGTCACGAGGCAGATCATAGACCTCTTCTGGGGAGAATACATGATGACAATAAAGAAAGCCATGCTCGACATACTCGATCACATCAAGGGTGTGGCGGAGAGCCTAAAGCTCGAGCAGGTTCGCGGTTTCGTCGATGCAATGATAGGGGCCAACAAGATATTCATCTACGGCGCGGGAAGGAGCGGTCTGGTCGGCAAGGCCTTCGCGATGAGGCTCATGCACCTTGACTTCAACGTCTACGTCGTCGGCGAGACGATAACACCAGCCTTCGAGCCGGGGGATCTGCTCATAGCCATCAGCGGCTCCGGTGAGACCCAGAGCATAGTAGATGCCGCCAGGATAGCCAAGGAGCAGGGGGGCAAGATAGCGGCGATAACATCCTATGCCAACTCAACTCTCGGAAAACTGGCCGATGTCGTCGTTGAGATCCCCGGAAGGGCGAAGACGGACGTTCCAACTGATTACATAGCGAGGCAGATGCTCACCCAATACAAGTGGATCGCACCGATGGGAACCCTCTTCGAGGACTCAACCATGATATTCCTCGACGGAATAATAGCCCTCCTGATGGCAACGTTCCAGAAGACCGAGAAGGACATGAAGAGAAAGCACGCGACCCTCGAATGA
- a CDS encoding DUF1850 domain-containing protein: MKKFLFFFVLSIIPIFLLPVNCLVISDGNHERVYSLGVHNVTIRYIHSVERSTVIEVLQVNSSGIYAREMWWKDFGAGLPEDIQFMKDGFYVKKIEIPLGKSLDFWFIPLNRARIYVDGNLVLQPKSEVLVHFRVERCMLIQKAVGRC, from the coding sequence TTGAAAAAGTTTCTTTTCTTTTTTGTCCTTTCAATCATCCCTATTTTCCTGCTTCCAGTTAACTGTCTCGTCATAAGCGACGGTAACCACGAGCGGGTTTATTCCCTGGGTGTTCACAACGTTACCATCCGTTACATCCATAGCGTTGAGAGGAGCACTGTGATAGAGGTCCTTCAGGTAAACTCCAGCGGAATTTACGCCAGGGAGATGTGGTGGAAGGATTTCGGGGCGGGCCTTCCCGAAGACATACAGTTCATGAAAGACGGGTTTTACGTCAAGAAAATAGAGATTCCCCTCGGGAAGAGCCTAGACTTCTGGTTTATCCCCCTAAACCGGGCCAGGATATACGTCGATGGTAACTTGGTGCTCCAGCCAAAGTCAGAGGTGCTCGTTCACTTCCGTGTGGAAAGATGCATGCTGATTCAGAAAGCTGTTGGGAGGTGTTAA
- a CDS encoding TAXI family TRAP transporter solute-binding subunit translates to MKWAAVGLIVALVLATVAVGCIQGEEKKTETITIYTGGTSGVYFPLGSKYAEILNKNGINAKAVTSGASVTNAKAIGEGKAQAAILQNDVAYYAYHGLYMFEGKAITKLRGVAALYPETVQFVVLADSDIQSLEDLKGKKVAIGAPGSGTAVAAEQILKAAGVWDSIEKVNQKFSEAAQSLKLHQIDAAVIVSGAPTPAVNQIAQQTPVRVLPIPDEILNKLKDEGYIFYVRQILPKDTYNGMQEDTPTVAVKAMLAVSADLSEDTVYKMTKILFDNLDELHKVHAKTKYISLDTALDGMSIPLHPGAYKYYKEKGLQIPDDLKPPSG, encoded by the coding sequence ATGAAATGGGCTGCAGTTGGATTGATAGTGGCGTTGGTGCTGGCAACCGTTGCCGTCGGTTGCATTCAGGGGGAAGAGAAGAAGACGGAGACAATAACTATATACACCGGTGGTACCAGTGGCGTCTACTTCCCCCTCGGTTCCAAGTACGCGGAGATATTGAATAAGAATGGAATCAACGCGAAAGCCGTCACAAGTGGAGCGAGCGTTACCAACGCCAAGGCAATAGGAGAGGGCAAAGCCCAGGCAGCTATCCTCCAGAACGACGTTGCTTACTATGCTTACCACGGTCTCTACATGTTCGAAGGAAAGGCCATCACGAAGCTCAGGGGAGTTGCGGCACTTTACCCCGAGACAGTCCAGTTTGTGGTTCTGGCTGACAGCGATATCCAGAGCCTTGAGGACCTGAAGGGCAAGAAGGTCGCAATAGGTGCTCCTGGAAGCGGTACCGCCGTCGCTGCCGAGCAGATCCTCAAGGCCGCAGGCGTTTGGGACAGCATCGAGAAGGTTAACCAGAAGTTCAGTGAGGCCGCCCAGAGCCTCAAGCTCCATCAGATCGATGCTGCCGTCATAGTCTCCGGTGCTCCCACCCCGGCTGTTAACCAGATCGCTCAGCAGACCCCTGTTAGAGTTCTTCCGATTCCGGACGAGATCCTCAACAAGCTGAAGGATGAGGGTTACATATTCTACGTCAGGCAGATCCTCCCGAAGGACACCTACAACGGAATGCAGGAGGACACCCCGACAGTCGCCGTTAAGGCCATGCTCGCGGTCAGCGCGGACCTCTCCGAGGACACAGTTTACAAGATGACCAAGATACTCTTCGACAACCTCGATGAGCTCCACAAGGTTCACGCCAAGACCAAGTACATAAGCCTCGACACGGCCCTTGATGGTATGAGCATACCGCTCCACCCAGGGGCATACAAGTACTACAAGGAGAAGGGCCTTCAGATTCCCGACGACCTTAAACCGCCCAGCGGGTGA
- a CDS encoding FtsZ/tubulin family protein, translated as MIGFTHVFVGIGGAGSKVVNEITVDSIKVNINPGRYLLRTEEYMRRVPLFFSTVPEDSIVWILTEDKPINVEILRLIIDSIPEGATRLAYVFTPARELVKEKKPQWAGLFDTVFYDSLWEFFDERKPLSEAYKEASGSIARALSSLIRNLEGQMLINVDYADFFSVVRGGNVGIIRLLRSVDLSWHWGIWDRGIIMTLARDDVALREAHQILEMFQGILRKKDIIWGMVTDKDIKNRMEVIALLVKEWGEGNDKGGAL; from the coding sequence GTGATAGGCTTTACACACGTTTTTGTTGGAATAGGTGGGGCCGGTTCGAAGGTGGTTAATGAAATAACTGTGGATTCCATTAAGGTGAACATAAACCCCGGTAGATACCTTCTGAGAACCGAGGAGTACATGAGAAGGGTTCCCCTCTTCTTCTCGACCGTTCCCGAGGACTCGATAGTCTGGATCCTCACGGAGGACAAACCAATCAACGTGGAGATACTCAGGTTGATCATCGATAGCATTCCTGAGGGTGCCACGCGGCTGGCCTACGTTTTCACGCCCGCGAGGGAACTCGTTAAGGAAAAGAAACCGCAATGGGCGGGGCTTTTTGACACAGTCTTTTACGATTCCCTCTGGGAGTTCTTTGACGAGAGGAAACCTCTGAGCGAGGCCTACAAGGAAGCATCGGGATCAATAGCCCGGGCCCTCAGCTCACTCATCCGGAACCTGGAGGGGCAGATGCTCATAAACGTCGACTACGCGGACTTTTTCTCGGTGGTCAGGGGGGGCAACGTTGGAATAATAAGGCTCCTGCGGAGCGTGGATCTCAGCTGGCACTGGGGGATCTGGGACAGGGGGATCATCATGACCCTCGCCCGAGACGACGTTGCTCTGAGGGAAGCCCATCAAATCCTCGAGATGTTCCAGGGGATACTGAGGAAGAAGGACATCATCTGGGGGATGGTGACGGACAAAGACATTAAAAACAGGATGGAGGTAATAGCACTTCTCGTTAAGGAGTGGGGTGAAGGCAATGATAAAGGCGGTGCTCTTTGA
- a CDS encoding DUF2226 domain-containing protein, whose product MLPGKFLGVVIDFDSTRELLTKIKKGYLKASWRDGDSLKTGYVLVSDGAILGALVEDVLSRERIEGENALRKISEVSLSKRLKAVELYEADVAEILRENPSIRVESGVISEDIPGWDLDSLLLVLTTHRGELRVHNGGTSWRLYLDRGVVRAAQTIRGPTQKGNDALKNLLWEIGKVMKDGRFETGGSWEFTKEDTVDNGGIFKEGVELLREKRRIDNAKGF is encoded by the coding sequence ATGTTGCCTGGGAAGTTTCTTGGGGTTGTGATTGATTTTGACAGCACAAGAGAACTCCTCACTAAGATCAAGAAGGGCTATTTAAAGGCCTCCTGGCGAGATGGTGATAGTCTAAAAACGGGCTACGTGCTCGTTTCTGATGGAGCCATCTTAGGAGCTCTCGTAGAAGATGTCCTTAGCAGGGAGAGAATTGAAGGAGAAAACGCTCTACGAAAAATATCTGAGGTATCCCTCTCTAAAAGGCTCAAAGCGGTTGAGCTCTACGAAGCTGACGTCGCCGAAATCCTCCGTGAGAACCCCTCAATCAGGGTGGAGAGCGGTGTTATAAGTGAGGATATTCCTGGATGGGACCTTGATTCACTCCTCCTCGTGCTCACCACTCACAGGGGAGAACTCAGGGTGCACAACGGGGGCACTTCTTGGCGCCTTTATCTTGACAGAGGCGTTGTAAGGGCCGCACAGACGATTCGTGGCCCAACCCAGAAGGGAAACGATGCCCTGAAGAACCTCCTTTGGGAGATTGGAAAGGTCATGAAAGATGGCAGGTTCGAAACAGGGGGTTCCTGGGAGTTTACCAAGGAAGATACAGTAGATAATGGTGGCATTTTTAAAGAGGGAGTCGAACTTTTGAGGGAAAAAAGACGCATTGACAACGCCAAAGGCTTTTAA
- the aspS gene encoding aspartate--tRNA(Asn) ligase codes for MYRTHYSSEITEELNGQRVKVAGWVWEVKDLGGIKFLWLRDREGIVQITAPKKKVDPEIFKLIPKLNAEDVIAVEGIVNFTPKAKLGFEILPEKLEVLSRAETPLPLDPTGKVKAELDTRLDNRFMDVRRPEVMAIFKIRSSVFKAIRDFFHESGFIEIHTPKIIATATEGGTELFPMKYFEKDAFLAQSPQLYKQIMMASGLDRVYEIAPIFRAEEHNTTRHLNEAWSIDAEMAFIESEEEVMELLERLVAHTINYVREHNAKELETLNFELEEPKLPFPRLSYDKALEILADLGKEIPWGEDIDTEGERLLGKYMMENENAPLYFLYKYPSEAKPFYIMKYDEKPEICRAFDLEYRGVEITSGGQREHRVDVLVEQIKEKGLNPESFEFYLKAFRYGMPPHGGFGLGAERLIKQMLDLPNIREVILFPRDRKRLVP; via the coding sequence ATGTACAGGACGCACTACTCAAGCGAGATAACCGAGGAACTCAACGGCCAGCGCGTTAAGGTGGCCGGCTGGGTGTGGGAAGTCAAGGATTTGGGCGGAATAAAGTTCCTCTGGCTCAGGGACAGGGAGGGGATAGTACAGATTACGGCTCCAAAGAAGAAGGTTGACCCCGAGATATTCAAGCTCATTCCGAAGCTCAACGCCGAGGATGTCATAGCCGTCGAGGGAATTGTAAACTTCACCCCCAAGGCGAAGCTCGGCTTCGAAATCCTTCCAGAAAAGCTCGAAGTCCTCAGCAGGGCAGAAACGCCCCTGCCCCTCGACCCGACCGGTAAAGTTAAGGCCGAGCTCGACACTCGCTTAGACAACCGATTCATGGACGTCAGAAGGCCCGAGGTAATGGCGATTTTCAAGATACGCTCGAGCGTCTTCAAGGCAATCAGGGATTTCTTCCACGAGAGCGGCTTCATCGAGATTCACACGCCCAAGATTATAGCGACTGCAACCGAGGGTGGAACAGAGCTCTTCCCGATGAAGTACTTCGAGAAGGACGCCTTCCTTGCCCAGAGCCCACAGCTCTACAAGCAGATTATGATGGCTTCGGGCCTTGACAGGGTTTACGAGATAGCCCCGATTTTCAGGGCGGAGGAGCACAACACGACGAGGCACCTCAACGAGGCGTGGAGCATTGACGCTGAGATGGCCTTCATCGAGAGCGAGGAGGAGGTAATGGAGCTCCTTGAGAGGCTCGTCGCTCACACCATCAACTACGTCCGCGAGCACAACGCGAAGGAGCTTGAGACCCTCAACTTCGAGCTGGAGGAGCCGAAACTGCCCTTCCCGAGGCTGAGCTACGATAAGGCCCTTGAGATTCTCGCCGACCTCGGCAAGGAAATCCCCTGGGGGGAGGACATAGACACCGAGGGCGAGAGACTCCTCGGGAAGTACATGATGGAGAACGAAAACGCTCCGCTCTACTTCCTCTATAAATACCCAAGCGAGGCCAAGCCCTTCTACATAATGAAGTACGATGAAAAGCCAGAAATCTGCAGGGCCTTTGATTTGGAGTACAGGGGAGTTGAGATAACCTCCGGTGGGCAGAGGGAACACCGCGTTGATGTTCTCGTCGAGCAGATTAAGGAGAAGGGACTCAACCCAGAGAGCTTCGAGTTCTACCTCAAGGCCTTCCGCTACGGAATGCCCCCGCACGGTGGCTTCGGCCTTGGAGCTGAGAGGCTGATAAAGCAGATGCTCGATTTGCCGAACATCAGGGAGGTTATCCTGTTCCCAAGGGACAGGAAAAGGTTGGTTCCTTGA
- a CDS encoding roadblock/LC7 domain-containing protein, with amino-acid sequence MFENVIADLLRVDGVKGVAIVSKDGLLIEGQASDRTIDVESVAAMVATIYGTALNVSNEVFHEEAVDMVTLESPKGKIITVEAGENAVLTVLTDPKVNLGLVRIYLKRNAQKVASML; translated from the coding sequence ATGTTCGAGAACGTTATTGCCGATTTATTAAGGGTTGATGGCGTCAAGGGAGTCGCGATAGTGAGCAAGGACGGTCTTCTCATTGAGGGGCAGGCAAGCGACAGGACAATAGACGTGGAGAGCGTCGCGGCGATGGTCGCGACCATCTACGGTACTGCACTTAACGTGTCTAATGAGGTCTTCCATGAGGAAGCCGTTGACATGGTGACGCTCGAATCGCCGAAAGGCAAAATCATTACAGTCGAGGCTGGTGAAAACGCCGTCCTGACGGTCCTAACGGACCCGAAGGTCAACCTCGGCCTTGTCAGGATTTACCTCAAGAGAAACGCCCAAAAGGTCGCTTCGATGCTGTGA